In Mytilus edulis chromosome 8, xbMytEdul2.2, whole genome shotgun sequence, the genomic window AATACAGCACTGCCAGACGTGAACTTCAGTTCATCTGGGTCACCTGTCTTAAACAATCGACTGATTGCGATGCCGTAAGTCACTTGATTGACTCTTACAGATATAAGTTTTGGACGATGACCATAAAGCACGGCTCCTTTCAAAACTGCAAGACCAGCATCTTGTGGTACGATAACCTTGTGATTTGGAAATCTCGTTTTGATAGTTTCTTGTACGATTGGTGACTCCGAAAAGCCCCCGACCAACAATAAAATATTGGTGTCAGCAGCAACAGGCTGGTTTAGAATCTCTCTGATATGCTCAACAAGGTGTTCTAATGGATCGCGAAAAAGTCCTTTTAATAAATCAGGGTCCATCTTCAACTTGTCGGCGGTTTGTGCAACACGATCAGCGTACATTGACGCTTCTATTGCTTCCTTTATAGTTCGTcctttcattgttttataatgcTCCATTAAGGAAGATGGTAGTTTGATTACAGCATGTTTCATCTTGTCATTAAATGTTCTCTTTTTAACTTCAAAGTCCCTACCCATGTCAAAATGGTCACAGGCATTCTTCTTCTGAAACTCAGCAAACACATCTTCTTCGACAATATCTATCAGTAGTTGTTCAAACGCTTGGTCGACTTTGATACCACCCCATGCGCCACCACTTGCACTGTGCAATTCTTTCAATGTTCCATCGTCTGCTACTTGGTGAATAGTGATATCAGCAGTGCCACCTAGGGAAGAAAATTTAAGGAATTTTAAATACATGgcctttccttttttttttagttaccATGCATTTCAAATGATGTCCCTTGATATTTAGAAAAAAGACATTTGTTATTTAAGATAATAATTTCTTTTCAGGAACTGAATTCTTTCCTATGAGTTGTGCGAACATTGCTTGAAAGAAGTAAAGGATGAACAATGTTTTGTTTGATATCTATGAATGCATTAACCTTTCTATTATATATTAGATGCATACTTGGCAATAGTAGCGAGAAACAAAGAGGGGTTCAACGTTGGATAAGAATGGTTGACTGACAAAAAATCATTTGCATTTCCTTCAAAGCCTAGAGAACAGTAGAAATATTCTAGAAAAATCTATCAGATAGAGTTACAAAAAATATAGTTATCTGTGTAAATCAAGTAGTTTATTTTTCACACAGCTTTAATGCATCACTATACTTGTTCTGCAGCATATTGTTATAAAACAAATGGCAGACGGTAACCGTTGCTTATCAATCTATGTTGTTCCTTTGTGCCAATTTTCATTGACGAAAAGCTATTGTTACGTATTTGGTGTCGTTTTGATTTGGATTTGATTgtgttgagttgctgtctcattgacgtttatcccatTTTCCCTTTTATTTTTCTGTCTTACAGCACAATAATAAAATACCATTCAATCATACCTCCTAAGTCAATTACCATATACTTTGACCCTGGTTTAAACAGCTCATTACCAGATGCATCAGAGGTGTATCTACACAACAATGACGCAGCTTCCGGTTCTAATGCTATTATTAACTGGTCGTTGAAAATGTCGGCCTAGAATTGAATAGATTTAAAATACTTCTTAcgtcatataaatgaaatattatgtGGAATGTCTGCTAATGAGACtggcagataaaaaaaatacttacacATACACAAGTATTATATTTAATTCTCGCTACATTTTGCGCCTGTGCAAAGTCCGACTATCTCGACCATGTctcgtttgttgttgtttgtttgattgtatttgaCCAAAAGGACCAAAAAGGAGCTTGAAATAGGCAAATtaatctaaggtcaactttgcatgAGAGAgtattttcttaataatttatttatgagGAATTTACGAAAAGTTTGTTATAATATACGAAGTATTTCAAAAATGGAATTTCGCCAGAGATTGTTATTTTAAGAGTGTGATAATCTTTGTTCAATCTTTTCATTCAGACTCGGACGGGGCGATTAAGAGATTGACCATCAGATtgatgtggagcaggatatgcttaccgtTCAAGAGCCTGCACCTGATACCATCcaagtttttagtggggttcttgatgctcagtctttagttttctatgcagtgttttgtgtacttttatttgtctgttggtcttttctttttttagccatggcgttgttagtttattttcgacttgtgcgTTTGAATGTCATTTTGAATTACTTTCGCCTCTCTTTTCGGTAATACCTTTTGTGCAGCTTCTCTCATAAACTGTTTGGCAGCGTCTGTCCATATTGCAGGAACAGTTATAACCCACTGAACTTCAGAGTCTTCAACTTCGGTACCGCAACGGCGGAAATTTTCCAAAGCATGGTTCTTTAGAAAATTTATACCATGACCAAATATGGTCTTAGCTGCAATTTCCACACCATTAGATGCCGCTAACTTGGTGTCTCGATTCAGTCCCTAttatccaaaataaaaaaaaatcacatcaatTAACAAACTTCAAactatttttaattgtaattttgcCTCGTTCTGCAAATATCTCACATATATGAAATGTATGAACTTTTCGTTAAGCATAATGAAAGAGGGACCTTCTAACATTACCAAATATACAGTATACCTTTATTGTACTTGTACGGCAGTAGGTTACTATAAGaactgattttcttttttttagttgAGATAAAATCGTTaaaatcagaggcggatttagggggggccagggggcacggcccccccccttttgggaaaaaatttggttgcttatatagggaatcactgaagcgtgactggagcgggcccccctttacgtcagtcagtgggccccctcttatgaaaatttctggatccgccactgaaaataTCTTGAATGTAAATCCGCATAATATCAATATAGCAAACAATAATGGATAGCACTATCAAATTTTGATTAATCGAACAAAACCtcgaaaatttgataaaaatagaaattaatatggaagaaagaaaagaaggtCAATTTGAAAGTTATTATACTATTCGTTACTCTAATTTTTGAGgctttttaatatacatttaataatATCCACTACTGCATGTCTCTTAACTGAAGTCATGAAAATCAAAAATGGTATGATCATTGTTTTTTAAACCTAGTTGTATGAAATCGGTATCAATCTTTATGGTATCCTAGACATCCCACAATCatcaccaaaatttgtaaaaacctGAACATATGATATGGACACACCatcaaataaatacacaaatatataTTGCATACCGGATTTCGATGAAGCAACATCTTGAACCTTCTAAAAAACAAATAGTCATGATGCAGGTCATCCAACGCCAAATCACTGTACTGGGTTTCAGCGTCATAACCAAAAGCAACGAATTCTTTCTCTTTATCCAGTAGTAAACAAGTTGGTGTTTTCAGAGACATTAAAGCTGCCACTCCCGCATTCCATACTTGGTTTGTGTGAATGTTTTTTGTAGGTTCCTTCAAGAAGTCAGCCGTTAACTGAAAGGCATATCCGGAAAAGGTTGTTCCAAAGTCTATAGCACATACAAGTAATTTTCCATGTGTAACTTGTTCTCCCATCTTTTCCATTATTTTCAAGCactatttatctttatttcaaatgataCATTGTGTATCAATTGTTAATCTTTGAAAAAAGGAAAGATACAAAAAACAAGACTTGGTTTATGGTATTGACGTTTTCATCCTTATTTTCAAAAGGTTTATACTATAACGTCTAATTTCAAATATATACGGTTTTATATAAAAGAAGTTTACTATACTAGCATCTACTTTTTCGAATATACTTTTTCACAATAATCAAAGAGTTTaatttatatttcagttttaagGTTTTTATTTGGTTTGTATTTTTTACATTCTGTAATACAATTTGAGGGTTTAATTAGAAGATggaaatataagtaaaaatacTTTTCTATATTAAATTGTATCTGATGACTTCTAATACACGTAACGTGTAAGCACGATAGACGAAAATAAGAAAGTTAAAACGAAACCAATGAGATGATAGCTAAATACGTTAAAAAAAAGTAAGTATTTTTGTTAGTCACGTATATGCATAATTATCACTATTATCtgtatttttcctttgatgttttttgtgataattttcatatcactcgTGTAGAGTGAGAATGAAAATTATCGCTTGTTTCTAATGTCCTTAGCAACAGCGTATTAATCTAATTCATGCACTGGAGTGTCGGCCAATCAGAAAAGATTAGCCAGAACTATACAAAAAACTGTTATCGGATGACTTCGCTGAAATGTCAACAATAAAAGATGATTTCTCGTTTTAATATTTTACCGTGAATTTTGCCTTTAAATAA contains:
- the LOC139486555 gene encoding heat shock 70 kDa protein 12A-like, whose translation is MEKMGEQVTHGKLLVCAIDFGTTFSGYAFQLTADFLKEPTKNIHTNQVWNAGVAALMSLKTPTCLLLDKEKEFVAFGYDAETQYSDLALDDLHHDYLFFRRFKMLLHRNPGLNRDTKLAASNGVEIAAKTIFGHGINFLKNHALENFRRCGTEVEDSEVQWVITVPAIWTDAAKQFMREAAQKADIFNDQLIIALEPEAASLLCRYTSDASGNELFKPGSKYMVIDLGGGTADITIHQVADDGTLKELHSASGGAWGGIKVDQAFEQLLIDIVEEDVFAEFQKKNACDHFDMGRDFEVKKRTFNDKMKHAVIKLPSSLMEHYKTMKGRTIKEAIEASMYADRVAQTADKLKMDPDLLKGLFRDPLEHLVEHIREILNQPVAADTNILLLVGGFSESPIVQETIKTRFPNHKVIVPQDAGLAVLKGAVLYGHRPKLISVRVNQVTYGIAISRLFKTGDPDELKFTSGSAVLCRDVFHKFVEKGQPIKEDDEHSMPFSAKGQNNRVRVYASNSNNPKYVTDDGCRLIGEMMINISSEITSGNNIQVKIEFGGTELVIEAREINTGDVFRARFDFLSDK